Proteins from one Candidatus Nitrospira nitrosa genomic window:
- a CDS encoding glycine C-acetyltransferase: protein MAYTSLKYVLETQLADIRAKGLYKAERRILSPQGSDIRVSQGSVLNLCANNYLGLANHPAIVQAAKTGLDTHGYGMASVRFICGTQNLHKQLEQAVSAFLGTEDTILYSSCFDANGGLFEVLLDEKDAVISDALNHASLIDGIRLCKAKRFRYAHSDMADLEARLREAGDCRLRLIVTDGVFSMDGDLAKLDQIVELAERYDAAVIVDDSHATGVLGPKGRGTPAHFGVADRIEIMTSTLGKTLGGATGGFTSGKTEIVELLRQRSRPYLFSNSLPPPITAGALCALGLVEQGDHLRQQLRANAVFFRGELSKLGFRLVPGEHPIIPVLLGDAVLATSMAEALLTEGVYVVGFSYPVVPQGQARIRTQMSAAHTKPQLQQAVAAFSKAGRALGIIP from the coding sequence ATGGCCTACACATCGCTCAAATACGTTCTCGAGACCCAACTCGCCGACATCCGCGCCAAAGGCCTGTATAAAGCCGAGCGGCGCATTCTGAGTCCACAAGGTTCGGACATTCGGGTTTCTCAGGGCTCGGTGTTGAACCTCTGCGCCAACAATTATCTGGGACTCGCGAATCATCCGGCGATCGTCCAGGCGGCGAAAACGGGGTTGGACACACATGGGTATGGCATGGCCTCGGTGCGGTTTATTTGCGGCACGCAAAATCTGCACAAGCAGCTGGAACAGGCCGTCAGTGCGTTCCTCGGTACTGAGGACACGATTCTCTATAGTTCCTGCTTCGATGCGAATGGCGGGCTCTTTGAAGTGTTGTTGGATGAGAAGGATGCGGTCATCAGCGACGCATTGAATCATGCGAGTCTGATCGATGGGATCCGCCTCTGTAAGGCTAAACGATTTCGGTACGCCCATTCCGATATGGCAGATCTCGAAGCGCGACTTCGGGAAGCAGGTGACTGTCGCCTTCGACTCATCGTCACGGATGGCGTGTTTTCGATGGACGGTGACCTGGCCAAGCTGGATCAAATCGTGGAGCTGGCGGAACGGTATGACGCGGCTGTAATTGTCGATGACAGCCATGCCACTGGGGTGCTTGGTCCAAAGGGGAGGGGCACCCCGGCTCACTTTGGCGTGGCAGACCGCATCGAGATCATGACAAGCACTTTGGGCAAGACACTCGGAGGCGCGACGGGCGGCTTTACCTCCGGCAAAACCGAAATCGTTGAACTTCTCCGGCAACGGTCGAGGCCCTACTTGTTTTCGAACTCCCTTCCCCCCCCTATCACGGCAGGGGCGCTCTGTGCGCTTGGGCTCGTCGAGCAAGGCGATCATCTCCGGCAACAGCTGCGGGCCAACGCTGTATTTTTTAGGGGTGAGTTGAGCAAGCTCGGTTTTCGGCTTGTTCCAGGTGAGCATCCCATTATCCCAGTGCTGCTGGGTGATGCCGTTCTTGCCACTTCAATGGCTGAGGCGCTGCTCACCGAAGGGGTCTATGTCGTCGGCTTCAGCTATCCCGTCGTGCCGCAAGGGCAGGCGAGGATCAGGACCCAAATGTCGGCGGCCCATACCAAGCCGCAGCTTCAACAGGCGGTGGCGGCGTTTTCCAAAGCGGGCCGTGCGCTCGGTATCATTCCATAG
- a CDS encoding serine hydroxymethyltransferase yields the protein MDALKAVDPAVYAAIESEEVRQREKLLLIASENFASPAVLAAQGSLLTNKYAEGYSGKRYYGGCQHADAVEDLAIQRCKQIFGAEHVNVQPHSGSQANMAAYLSVLKPGDTILGMDLAQGGHLTHGSKVNFSGILFRVFSYGVDRQTETIDYDAVQKVAEECRPRMIVVGASAYARILDFPRFQQIAKSVGAYLLVDIAHIAGLIAAGLHPNPVPYADFVTTTTHKTLRGPRGGVTMCKAEYAKGVDKLVFPGLQGGPLMHVIAAKAVAFQEALSPGFKRYQQQVLANAKALAQGLVERGYKIVSGGTDTHLMLLNLSNKDITGKDADAALDAAGIIVNKNAVPYDEKPPAVASGIRLGTPIVSTRGMREPEMKQIVGLVDRVLQHRQEPAVLEAVRAEAKALNSRFPFIHQY from the coding sequence TTGGATGCACTAAAAGCGGTAGATCCCGCGGTTTATGCCGCGATTGAGTCTGAAGAGGTCCGGCAACGTGAAAAGTTGCTCCTGATTGCCTCGGAGAATTTCGCCAGCCCAGCGGTGCTTGCCGCCCAGGGCTCGTTGCTCACCAATAAATACGCCGAGGGTTACTCTGGAAAGCGGTATTACGGCGGTTGTCAGCATGCTGATGCCGTCGAAGACCTGGCTATTCAGCGATGCAAGCAGATCTTTGGTGCGGAACATGTCAATGTCCAGCCGCACTCAGGGTCGCAGGCCAACATGGCAGCCTATCTGTCGGTCTTAAAACCGGGTGATACGATTCTCGGGATGGATCTGGCTCAGGGCGGCCATTTGACGCATGGCAGCAAAGTCAATTTCTCCGGCATTCTCTTTCGGGTCTTCTCCTATGGCGTTGATCGCCAGACCGAAACCATCGACTATGATGCGGTGCAGAAGGTAGCTGAGGAATGCCGTCCGCGCATGATCGTGGTGGGGGCGAGCGCCTATGCGCGGATCCTCGATTTCCCGCGGTTTCAGCAGATTGCGAAATCAGTCGGTGCCTATTTACTTGTCGATATCGCCCATATCGCCGGGCTTATCGCGGCGGGACTTCACCCGAACCCTGTTCCCTATGCGGACTTTGTGACCACAACGACCCACAAAACGCTGCGTGGCCCGCGTGGGGGTGTGACGATGTGCAAAGCCGAGTACGCCAAGGGAGTCGACAAGCTGGTGTTCCCTGGATTACAAGGCGGACCGCTCATGCATGTGATCGCGGCCAAAGCCGTTGCGTTTCAAGAGGCTCTCTCTCCAGGGTTCAAGCGTTATCAGCAACAGGTCCTGGCCAATGCCAAGGCCTTGGCGCAGGGGTTGGTGGAGCGTGGGTATAAGATCGTCTCCGGGGGGACTGATACACATCTGATGCTCCTCAACTTGTCGAACAAGGATATTACGGGGAAAGATGCCGATGCGGCGCTCGATGCCGCGGGGATTATCGTCAACAAGAATGCGGTGCCGTACGATGAGAAGCCACCGGCCGTGGCCAGCGGAATTCGCCTTGGAACGCCGATCGTGTCGACGCGCGGCATGCGAGAGCCTGAGATGAAGCAGATCGTGGGGCTGGTCGACCGCGTGCTGCAACATCGGCAAGAGCCGGCGGTGCTGGAAGCAGTACGGGCTGAGGCAAAGGCATTGAACAGTCGGTTCCCCTTCATCCATCAGTACTAA
- the rplI gene encoding 50S ribosomal protein L9, with protein MKVILQETLEGVGHLGDLINVADGFARNYLLPRRKAVEADSRSMKAFEHVKRVAAEKAKKEKLEIEAHAKKVSAVSLTIEAQVGKDDKMFGSVTTKDIAEGLAAQGVTVDRRKIQLAHPIKELGTVSVPIKMPRDVVATVTVCVVKKQEAEEPSAS; from the coding sequence ATGAAAGTTATTCTTCAAGAGACCCTGGAAGGGGTTGGGCATCTCGGCGATCTCATCAACGTCGCCGATGGGTTTGCGAGAAACTACTTGTTGCCGAGGCGTAAGGCTGTCGAAGCCGACAGCCGAAGCATGAAGGCGTTCGAGCATGTGAAACGGGTGGCGGCTGAGAAGGCGAAGAAAGAGAAGCTGGAGATCGAAGCCCATGCCAAGAAAGTGTCGGCGGTGTCGCTGACGATCGAGGCGCAGGTCGGCAAAGACGATAAGATGTTCGGCTCCGTTACCACCAAAGATATCGCTGAAGGACTGGCTGCGCAGGGTGTCACAGTGGATCGGCGGAAGATCCAACTCGCACACCCGATCAAGGAGTTGGGCACGGTGTCCGTACCCATTAAGATGCCCAGGGATGTGGTCGCGACCGTGACGGTTTGCGTGGTGAAGAAACAAGAGGCAGAAGAACCTTCCGCTTCATAA